The Vespula pensylvanica isolate Volc-1 chromosome 3, ASM1446617v1, whole genome shotgun sequence nucleotide sequence TATTTGTTCGTGAACAAACAGAAGAAGCATATCGTGCAATGTTAATTGctcataaaaagagaagagcaCATCATGATGTATGTAAAACTGGAAATATTACTAGTGTATTAATTAAACTATGaaatttgcaatatttttatttttattttcttttcagattCATCCTGAATTAAATACTCAGGGCATTGCTCTTGCCGACTTAACTCAAAGAGCACAGACTGGCCAAAAGCACAAGCTTTCAGTTAATACCTCTATAAGGATTACTCCTGCTAAGAAACGCATTAAACTAGAACAATCTACACTTTGTCCACCTGCaccaaaattaataaattcaaattctaCAAAACATGAAAGTGATAACAGTGATTATTCTCATACAACAGACGATAATAGACATTCTAATGCAGTGGACATAGATCACAAATTAACACCCATAAAATCTGAACCCATAGATGTATATGACATACATCCcgtatcaaagaaaaaaatgtatgacttaaaattaacaaattttgagtttcttgtaattattatttaaatattcttgtttattatttttttttttttacatataggAGCCCTGTTACTCCTAGGAATAATAAACCTATTCTAAGCACACtagaaattaagaaagaagtagaagaaatggactttgaagatataaaaacgGAGATTAATACGGGTACAAATGATGATGTTATGCCGGAGACAGAGGAAGACGaggaaaatgacaaaaaagaacTTGATTTAGGTAGTATCGACATGATGCAAATACCAATTCAACTTGACGATGGTATTGATATTCTTGATGATGTGAAGTAAGTTAAAGATATCTTGcaataatatcttattaactcagataaacaaacaaaatgcatattcttttttatatttcttttttctatttaagatgtgagaatgaaaatgttatgactatgagagataaagaaatatctgtACCTAGTGGAGAAGATACTATTGATGTTAATAGTGGAGCAGAACTTATGCAAGAAACGCATgcatcatttttctctttgctgaGAGATGCTTTCACTTCTAAAGGGGAATTTAGAATGAGTACTGGAGAAATAAAGGATGCTATCACACAATGGCAAGGCAATCCAATTTCGCCACTAAATGACTGGTATGAAAGAACATgtaacttaaaaataaaataacgtgtATTGAtaactatttaaatatttttaacaattttatgtatataattatgtagGTATTCTTTAGCATCTTCATGGCCATCGTTAGTTCCATTAGCTTTGGGATTTCTTGCTGGTGAATTAACATATTCTCAAGAATTGGAACAACCACAGGAACGGGAACAAGAACTTGTTCCCTACTTAGAAAATAAAGGCAGTGGTGTATATGCTTGGATTGGTGCAGGCAGAGATTCGGATTCTCGTCTATTAGATTTGTGTACAAGATTTTTAATGCATAGGTATCTAGACATTTTTTCACACAAAAAGTATTTAccatttttttatgttcttatctgtatatatacattttttttattagagatTCACTGGGGCCATCTTATATGTCATCTGGTGTAGTTTCTGTAAAACAAATATCACAGTTATCGACGccaagtaataataataataataataacaacaacaacaacaatggaAACAGTACAACCAATGGAAACACTAGAAGTGCAAGTCCTGCAGTAGAATCAATTAATATCGATACAAGTTCTCTTGGATCTATCACAGAATGGGAACCACCACGAGCATTATGGCCTACAGAATGGAAAGTCCGACCGTCTACAATCGAAGAACGTGAAGAATTTAGAAGACAAGAACGAATGCGCTATGCAGCACCTCATAAAGCATTTACTTATCGCATGCATGGATATGCATCTGTAGTGGGACCTGTCAAAGGCATTTATCAACATAATGTTGGTACGTTCTCAATTAATAGTTAAAATCACTTTTATATCTGgaactattctttttttttttcattacatttaacattttttaaacaataggATCTGGATTAACTAAACCACGAGGACATTCTTTATTAGTAGCTGACCGACCAAATTTTGTAACAATCTTAGCGTTGGTTAGAGATGCCACAGCTCGATTACCAAATGGTGAAGGAACTCGTGCTGATATATGTCAGTTATTAAAAGATTCTCAGTACATCAGAGAACAAGGAGAGAGCGATGACAAAGAAGGGTATTTACATTCAGTTGTGTCAGGTGCTTTGGACAGATTGCATTATGAAACAGATCCATGCGTTAGATATTATCCTCGACGTAAAGAATGGCTATATCTTCATAGAGCTCGTTCAGAGTCGGAATTTGGTATGtatttacattcttttattattgaatactTACatgttgtgtatatatatttaatatacattatttcgtaaataattatactctaaaacaatattttagaaatgtaTCATCAACAACTACAAGGTGTagcaaagaataaaaaaaatgtaggaaATACGTCacggaataaattattacaaccATCTATTAAACCTATTGTACATAAGGAACAATCTCCTAATAGCAGCAAAGAAACTACTCCCAAAAAAGAAAGGCGCGCTGTTACTGTGGTACAACCAGTTATAACTCggtaaatataacataaaaaaacctataaaaataagaaaacgaaacacAATAAGCATGAAATTAATCTTTGTGCCTTATTCTTATAGAAAAGAACAACGTAAAACCGATGAAAAAATTACTGTTGATCATCCAACTTCTTCCGAACAATCGGTTGTTAATACAACGACAGTAACAACGATCAATGCATCAACATCAGCCATTTCTACCGCTACTGGTACTACCATTTCTGTAACTACACTTCCAAGCTCTTCTACATTAACTACGACAGCTAACATAGacagaaataatatcgtttctgAAGTTAAAACTTTAACAACATcaaatgcaattaaaaaagtaactaATATAGGAGGGAAACCGGTGGCTGTAGTAAAAACTAACGCAGCACAAAGTTTATTGCAATCAAGTCAACAGCATTTTCCTCATCATCAAATACAAGTGTCCACATCTGCCGGACTGCAAACTATAAGATTGTCAGGGCATTCTGTACTTCATTCTGCTCAACCTACAGCAACAAGTACCAGTTCTTGTATAGGAAACACTACCACAAATTTAGCAACAATATTTCCTAATGCTAAAGTTCAAaatcaacaacagcaacaaacTGTAGTAACGAGTCAAACTGGGAAAAGTATTTTGCAAACTTCTAATATAAAACAACAGTCTCAACAACCACACGTATTGCCTGGCAAAACATTACTGGCATCTCAAATAAAATTAGTCAGTTCAGgacaaataaaatcattactCACAGGGCATGGCCTTCAAGGTCAAACGATATTCATTAAACAATCATCTCCATCCAATAATCAGTCTCAACAAttacagcaacaacaacaacaattaaaggtaaaataaaaggaaaattgatCTACTTTTAGACCTACTTTTCTTAACTCCATATTAATATCAAACTTTTGTACTAttaacagcagcaacagcaacaacagcagcaacaacaacaacaacagcagcagcagcaacagcagcagcaacagcagcagcaacagcagcaacaacaacaacagcaacagcaacaacttCAAAGAGTCGTAACTAACCAACAACAACAGATACAAACAACAGGAATGCAACGTATAATTGCACAAATCGGCGGTAAACCGATTGCGGTGCAAATACAACAATCTCCGCATCAATcccaacagcaacagcaacaacaacaaaaaatattggCGAAGGTTTTAACTAGTACAGGTGCGGGACAACTTATCTCTGTAGAAAGTTTACTTGCACAAAAGGGATTGAAATTAGCAACGAATGCTACTCATGCTAATCAAGTAAACAGACAAGGCAAACAAGTCATACAAACTCAGTATCaggtatttatataaaacataatatcttttgtaaagcatatttatgtatacatgtatataatgtatttaaatttatctgGACGTTCTATTTGTCGAATTAGGTGGTGTCACAAAATCAAACATCTTCGGCACAATCGAAAATTATTGCTAGTACACATCAACAATCTCAATCGCCTCAAACTCAGACAGTCAGAATGGTCACAGCACAAATTACTGGAAAACCTATTGTCCTAGCAAGTGGAAATAAGAGTGTTGGCGTTGGAGTAAGTGGGAGTGGAAATGTAGTTCTTGGAAAACAACAAAAcccacaacaacaacaaagtcAACAGCAACCAATAATTCTACCAAGTCAGTTgctaaatattaaaacgttaCATGGTCTCAAGGTGATACCAACGCCTACAGGACTGAAGACAACAGGCGCTGCAGTTTATGCTAGAGTTATCGCGCCTACCACGATCTCTTCGACGCAGTCGACAATAaatcaacaacagcagcagcaacaacaacaacaacaacaacagcagcagcagcagcagcagcaacaacaacagcaacaacaacctGCTCAAACACAACCATCAAAGAACAATTCACATAGCACACCTTGACAAAATTAATATggtattgttttattatattcttcttcattgtttcgatcatttatattttgaatactTTAAAACTATTACAGGTCTAAATCTCGTATGATTTACTTGTAAAACTGTAGTTAAAGTATGTAGCACTTCATTGTTGCatcgtatttaatatatgcAACAAAAAATGTTGAACACACAGAAATTCCAAAATTTTCGTGCAACACACACAACAACAGAACAATAGCTCTGTACGAATAGGAATGAGGTGATGGATAATATATGAtgcataaatgaaaaaatacgcGAAATTTGTATTATGTATGGAGTATTTACAAATGCATGATATAATTTGAATACAAAGCATTACTTGCTCTTGTGTTCTGAAGATATGTAGCGTTAAGTATAAATAAACTTAcatgtaagaaaatattaagttatttttttacaagtttccgccttttatagaaaaagaaaaagaaaatactattTAGAACACCTAGGCAGCACAAGCTACCGCGTCTTTGGTTCTCCCTTTTTTCAAGGATATCATTAGAGACAGTCAATGTGTTCTTACAatattacatagataaatacacatatactaataatattaaattgcaTAACAGGAAGTCATAAGCTAAGTGTATCTGTTAAAGCAAAAGGCTGTAACaggtaaattaataaaatgctCGCGTTATTACACTTAgcgtattaaaataaactttgttatatttgagaacttcttatttcttcaaatatgTCAATGAGATTATTGACACCTATCAAATAACCGTCTTCGTGACTTCCTACTTGCCATTCAACGTCATGACGAATTTCGGATAAATGTTGTGGTAAAGGCAACGTCTTTGCAAAGTCAATCATCCATATACCGGCATTTGTAACATCGTGTACGAACAATAAGCTCGAACCAACAACTTCGTGTGAAGCAAAAAATGGGGATGCCTTTAGCGTCGTTCGTATAGCTTTAAGGCGTTGTAAATATTTTGGAACTACGTGTGCGTAACCTTCAACAAAACGCTTAAGAGCTTCTGTGACCTACGGTAAAACTTTggattataatatgtaattttgttttcatatttaatatcttcgatTTAAACAAGATTGTTTAGCTAGTATATAATAGCAAACCTGTTCATGAGTTTTAGTTGttttaaaatcttttgaaGATCCACCATGTGCTAATTTTATACCTTCAACTCGAAATCCGAGTGTAGCCGTACTAGAAATTGTTTCTCGCCAGACCATATATCTCGGCTTTGTAACACCCTGTAATCGATGTTCTTCGACACTTGGTGCAGTTGGATCAATTTGTACCATTTTCTCATACATGTCTTTCCGTAGCtacataacaaaaaattatacaaaaattccGTTGTACATAAAACGTAATGTCTTCTTTACTGCGTAAGTTCatcacgattattattattattattattattattattattttatacagtaTTCGTCATATTGTATCCTATGGGTACCTTAGGTCTTTCTTTAGCTTTTGCCAATTCAGATTCAAGATATGTTCGCACTCCGACTTTACAATCCATCACACAAGGTTGTTCAAAATCTCCCAAAAGATCTTGAAGTTGCAGATATGAACAAACAATAGatcctttttctatcgttttatcttcatctttattctttgtttttgacTCAGAATCTTCACAGTTCTCTTCTTCGGATTCTCGAATATCCAAAACTCCTTTAAATTCAGGTACATATGGTCTCAGAATATCGCGCATTAGTAAACGGAAACAAGCTTCTTCCTGTGGACAGAATCTCTTTAATATAGTTCCTGGTGTAGGCCCAGCACGAAAGTTTCCTTGATGTCCAGCTAATTGTACCTAAATAAAagattacgaaataaattattcagaatatttaatatgtgaaattatattatacttattcaTCTTATAGGAtacttatattacattaataatcaatatttaccCATGGGTAtcgttgttttttatatatttgaaaaaatggaGCCCAATGTATAACATTTCTCAGTTTTCTCCAACCAGATGTCTGtaacagataaataattacattaagaTGGACATAACTAATATGAAAGAATGGAATCGGAGTGTATATCTTCAACTATACTTATGGTTAACTATACTCACTCGTAAAGATTTAACTGGTTGAAGTTCCTCAGAGATATCACAGTCATCTCCACTTAAACTGGAGGTAGTTGAACAATCTGATACTTTACGTACAGGTGGAACATCTAATAATTCAACTTTTGATTGGTCTTTTAGTTCAGAAGGATTATCATCTGTATATTCAGGAACTGGAGAATCAAATTTGGTGTAATATGAACCAGTAGTCTCTACACATGAATTTCTTCTGTTTCCAGCTTCATGCAGATTCCTGAAacaagtaaaattttattttgttatttttaaattggtATACGcaaatatttaagtaaaacctaatatatcatgaaatataaagatacCTCATAGAAGCGGTATTTGATTGCCCTAGGCACAAACAACAGGAATCAGAATGTCGACGAAGACGACAAACTTGAAGGaactttatatttaaagaCTCTTGTATCTCGTCGCAATCCAAACAAGAACAACTACTGGCTTGACTTGGACTGCCACTCGTTCCATCATACTTTTCGACGTCAAGATTGGTTCTCTCGAAGTTTTCATCTAAGTAAGAATAATCCGAATAATCGCTAACAACCACACTTGGCGTTCTCCAATATCTTGGTCGCCCTTCGGTAGACTCACATTCGCTACTTTCTACCATGTTAAAACAATCCCATCCTGTAAAAAAACAGATGACCTTTTATTCCATTAACTGACAATTCTAACATTTAACAGAAAATGAATACACAttacgaagaaatataaaacgtcctaaaaagaaaaagatcattaaATATCGAACGCGATCGATACGATGGAATAATCAAATTCccttggttttctttttttctttattttcactcGTACTTTTTTCAGGAATTTATCTAAGTAAATCACCTTTTCCTTGATCCTCATCACTCAGTACAGCACTATCAGAACTGTAACATCTCGTGACCCTTAGTTTGTGTCGGTTTTGCTGATAAACACTGTTCGACGTATCGTCATCACTCGGCAAGGTTGAATCGAGACTCCAACATCGAGCTACCgatcctcttcttcgttccgTATCGGGCTCAATGCCCTCGTCATTCGGAGGACTTTTACTCAAAACACGTACGACCGGCATCCTTATCGTATCAAATTTGTCGTACCTTTCATTTGCTTCCGTAGTATCATCATTGGTGGTATCATCTTCTTTTTGCGGAAGATTCTTCGACTTCATAACGGTGACCCCATTCAGTGGCTGGCGGCTGTGCTGGCAGCTGTATCTGCCGTATTACACGCAAATATTCAACGATATGATCCAGCGGAATGGTGGTCAAAGAATCGCGACGTGTTATAGCGCGTAATAATAACGTAAACGAGGAATGAATGATTTTTGATCGTTGATCGGTACAATTTGTTTCACAAAACAATTGTTACCTCGCACTTGTCTCTCCTTTAACGCGTGCCCTTCCATTCGATACGATGGGCCGTAGTATGCATGTCGTATCGGATATATTAAACTTTAAATTGAATGCTTTCCAAGGACGATCTCGACGCTACATATCGACAATCCAACTCGACGCCATGTCGCGTTGAGAAACACGAAACTCGGACGAGAGTATGCCCGATAGTTGTTCGATACATGCGTTCGTTCGCGCTCAGCTATCGTCCCCACTCTATTCTTTGAAGGAATCTCCTTGAAGAGAAAAGTAACCCTCTTCGAcaacctctttctctcctgtcccttcttttatttgttcctGTTATTGTCAGTCTCAGACGAGTTCTTCGAGTACAAACACAACGTCTTTCGACAGAGTAGTTTATCGCTCATAGTAACACGTTCATGCTTTTTCACTTTAAAAAGAGTTTGTAGAAACGAAGCTTCGTAAACATATCATACGATCTTTATCATGGATCGCTTtgtcatctctctttttaattaattcgtccAGAATTCGTCGCTCCTTCCTCGACGCATTGAAAACGAGGCAtcctattttttaatttacgcgCGCTTCGTAAGTATTCATCGATTGTCGATTGTTCACCATCCTTTTTAGCACAACCGCaaagatttctttatttcaaattacCGGAAAAGGGAGTTGTTTTTAGATGATAAACGATGAGAGATAAGGGATAACAGGAAGTTCGATGGTAAAGTAGTTGTCTCGTCGAAGGTACGAAAGAATCTATAAGTGTGTGCTTGGTCATTCGGTTCgggaaaaaaatgtagaaaggATGAGGTTGGAAAGGTATATTGAAAttgtttcttattctttcgtttgaCGTCACGCGTGCGTCAGAGGAACCGTAGAAACGAGAAAGTGCGATTGAATGATCGTATTTATGATCATCTCGCGACTATATGTTGTCTGGTATCGTtaattctttctccttctctacgAACGGTCCATTATCTCGTCAGTTCAAATGCCCCTCGGCCACTTGAGCCTATCTGTGTTCGCTTCGTTCTATTCAATGCGTATCAAGTGCTtgtcgtataataataaatgttcctTATTCATTTCGGAACGCTTTAAATGTTTATTAGATATCAACGACCTCTAcctataattataattcaatattcaaatattcgcATTTGTATTACATGCTAATAACGCTTCGatgttttcgaatatttttttcaattgctTTTACGATCGGTTTCCAATCTATTCCGTTATCTCCTTTTCGTATCATACTAAGAGATAAtcagttatattattatttattctttagttatatattctttctgcGTTAACTGAAAAATATCAGGTATGTTAGAATCGTGAACAGGGCGAATAAAATTTGTCATGGAATTAGGTCAATGTTGTCTCAAGGctattctcctctctctctctctctctctctctctctctcttcctctctctaatGTGCACTCTAGATAAATGATGCCACATGCGTTAACACCGTATTATCGACATATAGAATGGACTGCGTTTCATAGTAAACGTTTAAATTCTAGAAGACAGAAAAGCAAATACCAGATCGTCATATACtgtcttttttaaagaaaaagtgatTGGTCAACACGTTTCTATGGTAACGAATCAATGACGTAGTGTATAGAATAAGCACCTACGACATAATTCTTCGaactacgtatatatttatttagaaattctttcttcggatatcaataaaaagtaaaaaataatatcgtacatttcacttataaatttaattaataaaatattaaaaattgtttacttCATGTTCTTCACATCATAAGTACGatcttgtatataataaaaataaaacacagATGCTAATCTACTCttcccttttcgttttctaaaGTTCACATACATAGTAGTTACTCTCCAGCGAATATATAGATGGTCCATTTTGTACGTCCATGTGCCGTATTGATTAGAGCACGAATAAGTCGATCCAATTTTGTAAGTTTTTACGTTTATGTTtagaaaaaactaataaaaaatggtCGCTGAACAAAGAAGACGTGTCGAAGATCTTATGACAAGAATGATCGAAGAGATGGATAAGGCATATTTAAGGAGAATGCAGGTAATTggtaatagattttatttaggTTATTCGTGCCTTTGGACCTCGTGCTTTCAGATGATGTAAGATACTGAAAACTACACTGTTGATTCAAAGTACATTTCTttatatggaaaataattaataaaaatgggACTTTCATAGATTATGATAAAGATaatggatatttttttttttaattttagggTAATATGCATAGATGTGCAGCCACTTGTTGTGATAATGAAAGTTACAGCATACTACAAGTACAAAACTGTGTAGAAAATTGTAGTTCCTCATTAAACGAGGCACAAAATTATGTTCAGAATGAATTTGTAAGAATACAGGTTCGTACTTCGACTTCGTGTATCTTTATGTTGCttatcgtaatatttaatgCATAGTACTAATGTGTTATATTCATTAGAATCGATTACAAAGATGTGTAATGGACTGCAATGAcacgataaaagataaaatgagtTCAAATCTAACGCAAAATGAAGTGGATAGGTATAGCGAAGAATTTGATAAATGTGCAACAAAATGCGTAGACACTTATTGCGACTTATTACCTTCGTTGGAAAAATCAATGAAGAATGTACTTTCAAGTAAAGTTTGAAAAATAGTAcaaggataaataaattattcttataaggctaaaaaacaaatttcaattGTTAAAACATGcatcttttgtaatttttataggtattaaatatgtaacatAGATGAAACTGTTAATATtcagaaaaattgtttttaagtGCATTAATGCATTGGTGGTGTATATAATGCTTAAAGTTTTACATACTTTAGTTAGTTTTCCTGTATTACAGTTAAATACAGtagttttatttcaattattacagAAGATCTTACTTTGTCATTTCCAAAAGAATTTAGTCACTTTTTTATAGCCATAAATACTTTTccatttgtacatatataaaaaatatgcacCTGTTTCGATTATGCTCCTAAtctttttccaaaaaatatagaatataatagcTAGAAATTACAGTGTCGTTGtaacttattttttaaacatattggTTCCAGTATTTagcgtcatttttttttctatttatagtttcaaaaataattgttacaaATTGGGAGTAACTTTCCGCCGCTTCGTGTTTCTTAGATATCATTTTGACGTGTACTGCCTCATCTAATACTTGCTTCTTCTCAAATTTGTTTCCTGCAAACAACAGTTGTACAAGATGACGTTTTGTATAAGACAtagtgaattaaaaaaaaaggagataacgAACTGCATGATCATGGTATTTATTAACTGGTACATTCGTTCATTGCACCAAtacattttcgtttctcttttttctctcaacatAATAACAAATTCACTGTTGCAatcaatatcttttctttattgttacAATAGACATTACGCTTATTGCACACTTTTCCATGATATAAAACCTTTCCA carries:
- the LOC122627948 gene encoding inositol-trisphosphate 3-kinase A isoform X3; translated protein: MIPPMMILRKQMKGWDCFNMVESSECESTEGRPRYWRTPSVVVSDYSDYSYLDENFERTNLDVEKYDGTSGSPSQASSCSCLDCDEIQESLNIKFLQVCRLRRHSDSCCLCLGQSNTASMRNLHEAGNRRNSCVETTGSYYTKFDSPVPEYTDDNPSELKDQSKVELLDVPPVRKVSDCSTTSSLSGDDCDISEELQPVKSLRTSGWRKLRNVIHWAPFFQIYKKQRYPWVQLAGHQGNFRAGPTPGTILKRFCPQEEACFRLLMRDILRPYVPEFKGVLDIRESEEENCEDSESKTKNKDEDKTIEKGSIVCSYLQLQDLLGDFEQPCVMDCKVGVRTYLESELAKAKERPKLRKDMYEKMVQIDPTAPSVEEHRLQGVTKPRYMVWRETISSTATLGFRVEGIKLAHGGSSKDFKTTKTHEQVTEALKRFVEGYAHVVPKYLQRLKAIRTTLKASPFFASHEVVGSSLLFVHDVTNAGIWMIDFAKTLPLPQHLSEIRHDVEWQVGSHEDGYLIGVNNLIDIFEEIRSSQI
- the LOC122627948 gene encoding inositol-trisphosphate 3-kinase B isoform X1, with amino-acid sequence MKSKNLPQKEDDTTNDDTTEANERYDKFDTIRMPVVRVLSKSPPNDEGIEPDTERRRGSVARCWSLDSTLPSDDDTSNSVYQQNRHKLRVTRCYSSDSAVLSDEDQGKGWDCFNMVESSECESTEGRPRYWRTPSVVVSDYSDYSYLDENFERTNLDVEKYDGTSGSPSQASSCSCLDCDEIQESLNIKFLQVCRLRRHSDSCCLCLGQSNTASMRNLHEAGNRRNSCVETTGSYYTKFDSPVPEYTDDNPSELKDQSKVELLDVPPVRKVSDCSTTSSLSGDDCDISEELQPVKSLRTSGWRKLRNVIHWAPFFQIYKKQRYPWVQLAGHQGNFRAGPTPGTILKRFCPQEEACFRLLMRDILRPYVPEFKGVLDIRESEEENCEDSESKTKNKDEDKTIEKGSIVCSYLQLQDLLGDFEQPCVMDCKVGVRTYLESELAKAKERPKLRKDMYEKMVQIDPTAPSVEEHRLQGVTKPRYMVWRETISSTATLGFRVEGIKLAHGGSSKDFKTTKTHEQVTEALKRFVEGYAHVVPKYLQRLKAIRTTLKASPFFASHEVVGSSLLFVHDVTNAGIWMIDFAKTLPLPQHLSEIRHDVEWQVGSHEDGYLIGVNNLIDIFEEIRSSQI
- the LOC122627948 gene encoding uncharacterized protein LOC122627948 isoform X2, with translation MKSKNLPQKEDDTTNDDTTEANERYDKFDTIRMPVVRVLSKSPPNDEGIEPDTERRRGSVARCWSLDSTLPSDDDTSNSVYQQNRHKLRVTRCYSSDSAVLSDEDQGKGWDCFNMVESSECESTEGRPRYWRTPSVVVSDYSDYSYLDENFERTNLDVEKYDGTSGSPSQASSCSCLDCDEIQESLNIKFLQVCRLRRHSDSCCLCLGQSNTASMRNLHEAGNRRNSCVETTGSYYTKFDSPVPEYTDDNPSELKDQSKVELLDVPPVRKVSDCSTTSSLSGDDCDISEELQPVKSLRTSGWRKLRNVIHWAPFFQIYKKQRYPWVQLAGHQGNFRAGPTPGTILKRFCPQEEACFRLLMRDILRPYVPEFKGVLDIRESEEENCEDSESKTKNKDEDKTIEKGSIVCSYLQLQDLLGDFEQPCVMDCKVGVRTYLESELAKAKERPKLRKDMYEKMVQIDPTAPSVEEHRLQGVTKPRYMVWRETISSTATLGFRVEGIKLAHGGSSKDFKTTKTHEQFYRRSQKLLSVLLKVTHT
- the LOC122627951 gene encoding protein FAM136A-like, with translation MVAEQRRRVEDLMTRMIEEMDKAYLRRMQGNMHRCAATCCDNESYSILQVQNCVENCSSSLNEAQNYVQNEFVRIQNRLQRCVMDCNDTIKDKMSSNLTQNEVDRYSEEFDKCATKCVDTYCDLLPSLEKSMKNVLSSKV